A stretch of Pygocentrus nattereri isolate fPygNat1 chromosome 8, fPygNat1.pri, whole genome shotgun sequence DNA encodes these proteins:
- the zic6 gene encoding zic family member 6, with protein sequence MTSLSRFSGCPLSCVNPGESNTEPSVVLPPLAGEHMGHPTGTSLKLCPSHSLRDYPETRATAYVDHSIPHFPDTGYTSHRLEASPRGIIIGTGLSGAGMPPVADQLAPRPNQHGAIGRHRDFHGYRDGRSHAFFATYQEQAHGSADAARDLSSQVMLGLPGEILSRAHPYGQAHGGPRANGQQLVTQFLGLYKPLNMAVQRGGGDAFLRCSRQNLAHELVCKWRDGQEGAGKPPCARTFGTMYELVTHVTIEHVGGPEHSDYVCHWENCPRDRKPFKAKYKLVNHVRVHTGEKPFPCPFHGCEKVFARSENLKIHKRTHTGEKPFKCEFEGCTRRFANSSDRKKHSHVHSSDKPYTCKVRGCEKCYTHPSSLRKHMKLHCKAYVGKMGEDGEHLGRAGSPEVTEQQDASSLPPVSSQEPPSPEALSEPALRPRFHHTFDNSLDYTAHRPQSLLDPLLIHRGNYRPETGQYPCSQVSPTLAPSHRTFSPHSPFQKSLVNGWYTCHGGVETFSSKQCNNDV encoded by the exons ATGACAAGCCTGTCGAGGTTTAGTGGCTGCCCTCTTTCTTGCGTCAACCCTGGGGAGAGCAATACTGAACCCAGTGTGGTGCTGCCACCTTTGGCAGGGGAGCACATGGGGCACCCCACTGGCACTTCCTTAAAACTCTGCCCCTCGCACAGTCTGCGAGACTACCCCGAGACGAGGGCCACTGCGTATGTTGACCACTCCATCCCCCATTTTCCAGACACTGGATACACCAGCCACCGCTTAGAAGCCAGTCCTAGGGGCATTATCATTGGGACAGGTCTGTCAGGAGCAGGTATGCCACCCGTAGCCGATCAACTGGCGCCGAGACCCAACCAACATGGCGCTATTGGGAGGCACCGTGACTTCCACGGCTATAGAGATGGCAGAAGCCACGCGTTCTTCGCCACCTACCAAGAGCAGGCCCACGGCTCCGCGGACGCCGCGCGAGACCTCAGCAGCCAGGTCATGCTGGGTCTTCCAGGAGAGATCCTCTCGCGCGCGCACCCGTACGGCCAGGCGCACGGCGGCCCTCGGGCCAACGGCCAGCAACTGGTCACCCAGTTTTTGGGGCTCTACAAGCCGCTGAACATGGCCGTGCAGCGGGGAGGGGGCGACGCGTTCCTCAGGTGCTCCAGGCAGAACCTCGCGCACGAGCTGGTGTGCAAGTGGCGGGACGGCCAAGAAGGCGCTGGCAAGCCGCCATGTGCCAGGACCTTCGGGACCATGTACGAACTTGTCACACATGTGACGATCGAGCATGTCGGGGGACCAGAGCACTCCGACTACGTGTGCCACTGGGAGAACTGTCCCAGGGACAGGAAGCCCTTCAAAGCCAAATACAAGCTGGTCAACCACGTCAGAGTGCACACGGGGGAAAAGCCCTTCCCCTGCCCTTTCCACGGATGTGAGAAAGTTTTCGCCAGATCCGAAAACCTCAAGATTCACAAGAGAACGCACACAG GTGAGAAACCGTTTAAATGCGAGTTTGAGGGCTGCACTCGGAGGTTCGCGAACAGCAGTGACCGGAAGAAGCACTCGCACGTGCACTCCAGCGATAAGCCCTACACGTGCAAGGTCAGAGGCTGCGAGAAATGTTACACGCACCCCAGCTCCCTGAGAAAGCACATGAAACTCCATTGCAAGGCCTACGTTGGCAAAATGGGCGAGGACGGGGAGCACCTTGGCCGGGCCGGCTCTCCCGAGGTGACCGAACAGCAGGACGCGTCCTCCCTGCCACCCGTCTCCTCTCAAGAGCCCCCGTCCCCCGAGGCCCTGAGCGAGCCGGCCCTGAGGCCTCGCTTCCATCACACGTTTGACAACAGCTTGGACTACACGGCGCACAGGCCGCAGTCCCTTCTGGACCCTTTGCTGATACATCGGGGCAATTACAGACCCGAAACTGGCCAGTACCCGTGTAGCCAAGTGAGCCCCACTCTCGCCCCTAGCCACAGGACATTCTCACCCCACTCACCTTTCCAAAAGAGTCTCGTGAACGGTTGGTACACGTGCCATGGGGGTGTGGAGACTTTCTCATCCAAGCAGTGTAATAATGATGTATGA
- the zic3 gene encoding zinc finger protein ZIC 3 yields MTMLLDSGPQFPSLGVGGFGTPRHHELGNRDPGLGLGPFGDSSAHSAAFKISPVAHDIASSQTSAFTPQASGYAAALGHHHHHHHHPGGQVGSYGGAAFNSTRDFLFRNRGAGIGETAAAATSAQHGIFAASAGSLHAPPGISDNAGHLLFPGLHEQSVGHASPGGHVVNGQMHLGLRPGDLFGRPDPYRPVASPRADPYGAAPLHNYNHAINVNVGMNVPAHHGPGAFFRYMRQPIKQELSCKWIDENQLSRPKKTCDRTFSTMHEMVTHVSMEHVGGPEQSNHICYWEDCPREGKSFKAKYKLVNHIRVHTGEKPFPCPFPGCGKIFARSENLKIHKRTHTGEKPFKCEFDGCDRRFANSSDRKKHMHVHTSDKPYICKVCDKSYTHPSSLRKHMKVHESQGSESSPAASSGYESSTPPVLVSASTEDPTKTPPSAVQSAAATHSEGLAPNFNEWYV; encoded by the exons ATGACGATGCTCCTCGATAGCGGTCCGCAGTTCCCGTCGTTAGGAGTGGGAGGCTTCGGCACGCCGAGGCACCATGAGCTGGGCAACCGCGACCCCGGCTTGGGGCTGGGCCCCTTCGGCGACTCCTCGGCGCACTCAGCGGCGTTTAAGATCAGCCCCGTGGCCCACGACATCGCCTCCAGCCAGACGTCCGCGTTCACGCCGCAGGCCAGCGGCTACGCGGCCGCGCTCggccaccaccaccatcaccaccaccaccccggCGGCCAGGTGGGCTCGTACGGCGGCGCCGCCTTCAACTCCACGCGGGACTTTCTGTTCAGGAACCGGGGCGCCGGCATCGGCGAGACGGCGGCGGCGGCCACGAGCGCGCAGCACGGAATCTTCGCCGCGTCGGCTGGCAGTCTGCACGCGCCGCCCGGGATCTCGGACAATGCGGGCCATCTGCTCTTCCCTGGGTTGCACGAGCAGAGCGTGGGGCACGCGTCGCCCGGCGGACATGTCGTGAACGGACAGATGCACTTGGGCTTGCGCCCGGGGGACCTTTTCGGGCGGCCCGACCCGTACCGGCCCGTGGCGAGCCCGCGCGCCGACCCGTATGGCGCCGCGCCGCTGCACAACTACAACCACGCCATCAACGTGAACGTGGGAATGAACGTGCCCGCGCACCACGGCCCGGGCGCCTTCTTCCGCTACATGCGGCAGCCCATAAAGCAAGAGCTGTCCTGCAAGTGGATAGACGAGAACCAGCTGAGCAGGCCCAAAAAGACGTGCGACAGGACTTTCAGCACCATGCACGAAATGGTCACGCACGTGTCCATGGAGCACGTCGGGGGACCCGAGCAGAGCAACCACATCTGCTACTGGGAGGACTGTCCGAGAGAGGGGAAATCCTTTAAGGCCAAATACAAACTCGTGAACCACATCCGAGTgcacactggagagaaacccTTCCCCTGTCCGTTCCCCGGCTGCGGGAAAATATTCGCGAGGTCggaaaatttgaaaattcaTAAGAGAACTCATACAG GCGAGAAGCCGTTTAAGTGCGAGTTCGATGGCTGCGACAGGCGCTTTGCAAACAGCAGCGACAGGAAAAAGCACATGCACGTGCACACGTCGGACAAGCCATACATCTGCAAAGTGTGCGACAAGTCCTACACGCACCCAAGCTCTCTCAGGAAACACATGAAG GTACACGAGTCCCAAGGTTCAGAGTCTTCTCCAGCTGCCAGCTCGGGCTACGAGTCCTCCACGCCACCGGTCCTGGTGTCAGCCAGCACAGAGGACCCCACCAAAACCCCCCCGTCCGCCGTACAGAGCGCAGCAGCAACACACAGCGAAGGACTGGCGCCCAACTTCAACGAATGGTACGTTTGA